From a single Salvia miltiorrhiza cultivar Shanhuang (shh) unplaced genomic scaffold, IMPLAD_Smil_shh original_scaffold_350_2, whole genome shotgun sequence genomic region:
- the LOC131004176 gene encoding uncharacterized protein LOC131004176: MAKSASEFGLHICHGGRFTNYEAKQHYIGGVFDTKIELDPDRFGYFDLLDYVKELGYVSWAGLYYRIPRTQTHKVIVNDQSVMEMLSLVDRHAVVTVCVDEGRLGTDMDEEGKVSEGKACDSKVSEARDKESELQSEGLVEEYISEADVERGSGSEGDDESVEDGGLHAFFAGERGSQDEGEEHYEDERDELVKEPPTGDDGEGLVETVVDTHLGLHDDGDWGHLDNATHSEIDDFINRECFSDSSEGEDYEPSESELSDVSLRNLDYISDEENLQMRKKLRKVDSAFKLMNEKDGFEADVEHTYQSDYENDEKEFVSDETDSDFDHRLRVKRVVYDPRCDHSKMKPVIGMYFQDEIQCRAALTTWAIENGRYIHFKGVSKKKLLAKCTLPCPWKLYASYVQANGTFMIRSCSGEHSCPKAMSNKWLTSQWIAGRHLNVYRVRYNLKVKDLHADILERFKVRVPKDRLYKARRMAQEMVRGSVDEHYAMIKNYVAELRRVDPEGRFELLLQPDNTFKALYIGLSALRKGFKASCRPVIGIDGCFLKTYLGGHLLCATGKDGNNGMFPLAWAAVEAENKACWTWFLETLFADLELGDGSGWTFISDQQKGLQNAVAALAPQAEHRNCARHIYMNWKKVHKGQSLKNLFFRAVYATYEADFKIAVQDMKIESPAAFDDFMARDTTKFCKAFISTYPKSDSVDNNISECFNGYILNAGGKHVIHMLEEIRSSLMVRQVQKFKAMSLVAGKITPNIDKLLEKNLNASAYCVALPAMYDSFQVHYEGDTFVVHVKTGNNGHNGCSCREWDLTGIPCKHAVSAIKYMDRDPLDYVAECFYVSTYLAGYEHGIKPIHGKKMWPQIGGDVVRPPPKTKMPGRPKNKRVRAPQEKKGRMSKHGVVMT; the protein is encoded by the exons ATGGCGAAAAG TGCCTCTGAATTTGGTTTACATATTTGTCATGGGGGTAGGTTCACTAACTATGAAGCTAAACAACATTACATAGGTGGGGTTTTTGACACTAAGATTGAGTTAGATCCTGATAGGTTCGGGTACTTTGATCTTCTTGATTATGTGAAAGAATTAGGCTATGTGTCCTGGGCTGGGTTGTATTATAGAATACCTAGAACTCAAACACATAAGGTAATAGTTAATGATCAAAGTGTAATGGAAATGTTGAGTCTAGTGGATAGGCACGCAGTAGTAACTGTATGTGTGGATGAGGGTAGGCTTGGTACAGATATGGATGAGGAAGGGAAGGTTTCTGAGGGAAAAGCTTGTGATAGCAAAGTCTCTGAGGCGAGGGACAAGGAGTCTGAATTACAAAGTGAGGGTTTAGTTGAGGAATATATTAGTGAAGCTGACGTGGAGAGGGGGTCTGGTTCTGAGGGAGATGATGAGAGTGTGGAGGATGGTGGTCTTCATGCTTTCTTTGCGGGTGAGAGAGGTTCTCAGGATGAAGGAGAGGAACATTATGAGGATGAAAGGGATGAATTGGTAAAGGAACCACCAACAGGTGATGATGGTGAGGGTTTAGTTGAGACAGTTGTAGACACTCATTTGGGTTTACATGATGATGGGGACTGGGGTCACCTAGATAATGCCACACATTCCGAGATTGATGATTTCATCAATAGGGAGTGTTTCTCAGATAGTAGTGAGGGTGAAGATTATGAACCTAGTGAGAGTGAGTTGTCAGATGTTAGTCTACGAAATCTGGACTATATATCTGATGAAGAGAACTTGCAAATGCGAAAGAAATTAAGAAAGGTTGATAGTGCTTTTAAACTGATGAATGAAAAAGATGGCTTCGAGGCCGATGTTGAACACACATACCAGTCTGATTACGAGAATGATGAAAAGGAATTTGTCTCGGATGAAACTGATTCTGACTTCGATCATAGGTTGAGGGTCAAGAGGGTAGTATATGATCCTAGATGTGACCACAGCAAAATGAAGCCAGTAATTGGCATGTATTTCCAGGATGAGATTCAATGTAGGGCTGCTTTGACAACATGGGCAATAGAAAATGGTAGATATATCCATTTTAAGGGAGTATCTAAGAAAAAATTGTTGGCAAAATGTACCCTACCTTGCCCTTGGAAGCTATATGCTAGTTATGTCCAGGCTAATGGAACATTTATGATTAGATCTTGTAGTGGGGAGCATAGTTGTCCTAAGGCCATGTCTAATAAATGGTTGACTTCTCAGTGGATAGCCGGTAGACACTTGAATGTTTATAGGGTTAGATATAATCTGAAGGTTAAAGATTTGCATGCTGACATTCTCGAGAGGTTCAAAGTTAGAGTGCCTAAGGACCGACTCTATAAGGCTAGGAGAATGGCTCAAGAGATGGTCAGAGGGTCTGTGGACGAACACTATGCCATGATAAAGAATTATGTTGCTGAACTTCGTCGCGTGGATCCTGAAGGAAGGTTTGAGCTTCTGCTACAACCCGATAACACTTTCAAAGCACTGTACATTGGTTTGAGTGCTTTGAGAAAGGGCTTCAAAGCCAGCTGCAGACCAGTCATTGGTATTGACGGTTGCTTTCTTAAAACGTACTTGGGAGGCCATCTTCTCTGTGCCACTGGGAAAGACGGAAACAATGGGATGTTTCCCTTAGCATGGGCTGCGGTGGAGGCTGAAAATAAAGCCTGCTGGACATGGTTCTTGGAAACTTTGTTTGCGGATTTAGAGCTTGGTGATGGAAGTGGATGGACCTTCATCAGTGACCAACAAAAG GGATTACAAAATGCGGTCGCTGCATTGGCACCTCAGGCGGAGCATAGGAATTGTGCTCGTCATATCTACATGAACTGGAAAAAGGTCCACAAGGGTCAAAGCCTTAAAAACCTGTTTTTTCGAGCGGTGTATGCAACCTATGAAGCTGACTTCAAAATCGCGGTTCAAGATATGAAAATAGAGTCCCCGGCAGCCTTCGATGATTTCATGGCACGCGACACAACTAAATTCTGTAAGGCCTTCATCTCAACTTACCCCAAGAGTGATAGTGTGGATAATAACATAAGTGAATGCTTTAATGGATATATACTAAATGCTGGGGGTAAACATGTTATTCACATGTTAGAAGAGATTAGGTCTTCTTTGATGGTTAGGCAGGTCCAAAAATTCAAAGCCATGAGCCTTGTCGCTGGTAAGATAACACCAAATATTGACAAGCTGTTGGAAAAGAATTTGAATGCTAGTGCATATTGTGTGGCACTCCCTGCAATGTATGATTCATTCCAAGTGCATTATGAAGGAGACACGTTCGTTGTACATGTTAAAACTGGAAATAATGGACATAATGGATGTTCTTGTAGAGAGTGGGATTTGACAGGTATCCCATGCAAGCACGCTGTTTCGGCAATCAAGTACATGGACCGTGACCCCCTTGATTATGTTGCTGAATGTTTTTATGTTTCAACTTATTTGGCTGGTTATGAGCATGGCATCAAACCCATTCATGGCAAGAAGATGTGGCCCCAAATTGGTGGCGATGTAGTCAGACCGCCCCCGAAAACAAAGATGCCCGGCAGACCGAAGAATAAACGAGTGAGAGCACCACAAGAGAAGAAAGGAAGAATGTCAAAGCATGGAGTTGTCATGACTTAA